In Panacibacter ginsenosidivorans, the following proteins share a genomic window:
- a CDS encoding RDD family protein translates to MNQVGIGTRVINFIADTLLVIILSFIFNKVWDFYVIYWGYPYINPLLSFGGMLFIYYFIFELFWAKTPGKWLSYTKVVDKKGLKPGFIQIFLRSIVRLTIIDCFFIPFLNKPLHDYVSSTEVIEV, encoded by the coding sequence ATGAACCAGGTAGGCATCGGCACAAGAGTGATCAATTTTATAGCAGACACGTTGCTTGTCATTATTTTAAGTTTCATTTTCAATAAAGTGTGGGATTTCTATGTTATTTATTGGGGATATCCTTATATCAATCCGCTGTTATCCTTTGGAGGAATGCTTTTTATCTATTATTTCATTTTCGAATTGTTTTGGGCCAAAACGCCCGGCAAATGGCTTTCTTATACGAAAGTTGTAGATAAAAAAGGGCTTAAACCTGGTTTTATTCAAATATTTCTGCGTAGTATTGTCAGGCTAACAATCATAGACTGTTTTTTTATCCCATTTTTAAATAAACCGTTGCATGATTACGTTAGTAGTACGGAAGTGATAGAAGTATAA